The proteins below come from a single Candidatus Methylomirabilota bacterium genomic window:
- a CDS encoding polysaccharide deacetylase, with the protein MPRPRTADRKPPAARYRWPDGKRSAAVLSFDFDAESGFLFREPEKAKRSLADLEERRFGPRVGVDRILRLLDRLRLRASFFIPGWTAVNHLPQCKRIRDAGHEIGAHGNVHEAVGMLDAAQEKAVLEEQLAILRAELGVKPAGYRSPSWDVNVWTPALLKTHGFLYDSSLMGNDVPYDVQTPAGRLVEVPVQWLLDDAPLFRHVYGATNAIADPGRVLQMWSKEFAAMHGENGCFVLTCHPFISGRASRVVLLGDLVAFMRRARGVWFTTCEDVARWHAKQARG; encoded by the coding sequence GTGCCCCGCCCCCGGACCGCGGACCGCAAGCCTCCGGCCGCGCGTTACCGCTGGCCCGACGGCAAGCGGTCGGCGGCCGTCCTCTCGTTCGACTTCGACGCCGAGTCGGGCTTCCTCTTCCGCGAGCCCGAGAAGGCCAAGCGGAGCCTCGCGGACCTCGAGGAGCGCCGCTTCGGCCCCCGCGTGGGCGTGGACCGCATTCTGAGGCTGCTCGACCGCCTCCGACTCCGCGCGAGCTTCTTCATCCCCGGCTGGACGGCCGTCAACCACCTGCCGCAGTGCAAGCGGATCCGCGACGCCGGCCACGAGATCGGCGCCCACGGCAACGTCCACGAGGCCGTCGGCATGCTCGACGCGGCGCAGGAGAAGGCGGTGCTCGAGGAGCAGCTCGCGATCCTCAGGGCAGAGCTCGGCGTCAAGCCCGCCGGCTACCGGTCGCCCTCCTGGGACGTGAACGTGTGGACGCCGGCGCTCCTCAAGACCCACGGCTTCCTCTACGACAGCTCGCTCATGGGCAACGACGTCCCGTACGACGTCCAGACCCCGGCGGGCCGGCTCGTCGAGGTGCCGGTGCAGTGGCTCCTCGACGACGCGCCCCTGTTCCGCCACGTCTACGGCGCCACCAACGCGATCGCCGACCCCGGCCGCGTGCTGCAGATGTGGAGCAAGGAGTTCGCCGCGATGCACGGGGAGAACGGCTGCTTCGTGCTGACGTGCCATCCGTTCATCAGCGGACGGGCGTCGCGCGTTGTCCTGCTGGGGGACCTGGTCGCCTTCATGCGCCGCGCGCGCGGCGTGTGGTTCACCACGTGCGAGGACGTGGCGCGCTGGCACGCGAAGCAGGCGCGGGGCTGA
- a CDS encoding TraR/DksA C4-type zinc finger protein codes for MDGDIRKRLEQDLQATVSRLRRMGEPLAMEKFDGAIGDGSPHADEGDVIQANETREIGFATRERLLERLTRLSEALDRLERGEYGTCAECGEPISRARLSALPEVQTCVRCQDALERRGLERHGRERGLGERAMLPAPSLSARLR; via the coding sequence ATGGACGGCGACATCCGGAAGCGGCTGGAGCAGGATCTCCAGGCGACGGTCTCCCGCCTCCGGCGGATGGGCGAGCCGCTGGCGATGGAGAAATTCGACGGCGCGATCGGCGACGGCTCCCCGCACGCCGACGAAGGCGACGTGATTCAGGCCAACGAGACCCGCGAGATCGGCTTCGCCACACGCGAGCGCCTGCTGGAGCGCTTGACGCGCCTGTCGGAGGCGCTCGACCGACTGGAGCGCGGCGAGTACGGCACGTGCGCCGAGTGCGGCGAGCCGATCTCGCGGGCGAGACTCTCCGCCCTGCCCGAGGTGCAGACCTGCGTCCGGTGCCAGGACGCGCTCGAGCGCCGCGGGCTCGAGCGTCACGGCAGGGAGCGCGGGCTCGGCGAGCGGGCTATGCTGCCCGCACCTTCACTGTCGGCGCGTCTTCGCTGA